In Lycium ferocissimum isolate CSIRO_LF1 chromosome 7, AGI_CSIRO_Lferr_CH_V1, whole genome shotgun sequence, the sequence atttctaaatataaaaaagtatcattctttttggaacaaactaaaacgaaaagtgtatcacataaaccGGGACAAAGAGAGTATGTAATTAGAATTAGGAATTTCGTTCCCGGTTttgttaaaaccaaaaccaaatcgaaaatttaaccaaaccgaataaaaaaaccgacattgagcatttggtttggtttggtttgatttggttttaaattttaaaaaccgataatatttggtttggttatggttatatgaaaaataaccgaataaataaccgaaccaaaccgatatattatatacataaattttataattatttatatgtataatattagtttttcataaataattataaatattttataccttttaatcattaatttgatttctGGTCTAgttatttcacatgattgtttaaggcccgtgtttttaagaatatgttCAAACCcatgtctttaagtcttttaactctttaagtgttaagtgaacCTACTAATGTGTTCTCATGTTAGATTCTAATGtcttttaacttaaatttttagcctttctttgtccatttgattttaggttatttcttcttcttttttcgaATTTATATCAATGAggtcctaaacttctaatatttttcatatgaaaaaaaTTGTAGATTTCTGTTAACGGTAGAACGGTAATGTCCTGTATTCTTCCGTATAATCCTCCTAAAAAGCGATAAAGTCGCCTGCAATCGAGACCACAGCGCagggataatgatagaaaaacaaTATAGTTTTTTTAATTGGGAGAATCAGGGCAAAATATCtacaaagtttgggatcattacacaaagtttttttattttatttctgttAATtgatatgtatgtttgtaacaacaactaaaatccTATGCTCTACTTTACAGGTATGTATATTAAGATAACAAAAAATtacatacattttttatatatgtaatagTTTAAAATTGAACTTGATGTTTCTATCACTAATAATAAAATGTTTACTATGATTtatgttccaccttaaactataaataaaagatatcgtttgaacaaaaaaaaaagacttttctttttcaactgataagaacgataatcataaacctcaaccaaaccgacaataaccaaacggtggttattattttatttggtttggttatggtttttttatttttcttatgatTGTAATCAATACAAACTTTTGATAACACCCCTAATTAgaatcacaatatcacaaattaaaaaaattctatttcTGTTAACTAGAAAATTGCACATATATGACGATGTTAGATCAGCTCAAACAATATATGTGAAATTGAAAATTTCTTACTTCTTTTTTCCTGCACTTAATATTATGAAAAAAGTTGTAACTTGAAATAATTACTCCTTCCGGTTTATGTGGaaatatttccttttttctctgTTTCAAAAGCATGataactttttaaatttgaaaacgatcgaatttaattttcttatttaacTCTTAATAAGAAATTTCATAGCTACATAAATattactctctctgtcccaatttatatgagggtTGATCTATTTGGGAGTCAAACAGCTCTTTCTTTTACTCAATTTCAAACATAAATTCTTCGAATATTTGATAATAAAGTTTACATATTtcaaaactacataaaaaatattataagtatgagtaattaataattaacaatatataaaaagagTATGAGAAAATCGTAGTCAAGCAAAGAGTTGTTTTAAACTCCGTATCTATTCATGCCTGTGaagggaaaaaaggaaatagaaaagtGAACTGGCTTTCTTTCCTCTATAAATACCCCAGTACTTCTAGTGTTTTTTCTCCACACCAATATATAAACTTTCCAAGAAAATGAGTGGAGGTGGAATGGAGTCGATGGCACAGCCAACTCTGCCCGATGTAGGCGGCGTTGGCGGTGGAGTGAATAGCCATCACGGCGGAGAACGGTGTGGCTATGGCTTTCATATGCCTTTGCATTACCCAAGATACACACGAGCTGAATATGAGGCCATGCCTGAATGGAAGTTGGATTGTTTGCTTACTCAATATGGACTGCCTATAAATGGAGATGTTAATCAAAAGAGGAAGTTTGCTATGGGAGCTTTTCTTTGGACTTATAAACAATGATCAGTTAAATTTCCTTTTCTATAGCATGTAAGATCTTTGGGTTATTGATCAGTTTGTTTTGTGTGCGTGTGTATCGTTTTGTAATATGTAAAATGGGTTGATCATGGTTTACTTTTTTACAATTTTAGTATTATAAGTTTCGTTATCAAAATGAATTTTGATCTATGATCAATTGTTATCTACGTACCCTTGGTTTAATTGGCACATCTCAGTGGTCTTTTACCGATGAAACTTACATTACATGCTAATAACATGTACTGTTGCTAATTAAAAGCTGAAAAATACAGATTAGTGACTcggtctctttttcttttcaaattagTGATTCGATCAACCAAACTTAAAATGATACCTCGAGGATTTCTTGTTTCGAAGATCAAAACTAATACTCCAAAATCAGTGATCACAAGTTCATCTTTATATTCTGATCATCTTCTGATTCTTTATTTCTACTTACCTAACATAGTAGAAGGTgcaatttatttaatttataatcTAGTTGTATCTAGGATACATATATGCACTCCTTACTATAATGAACCCAAAGGTTTGCCTTTACACCGAAATTTTTGTGCAACGTTTTAGCAACTGATTCACTATTATTGTCACCGGATGAACAATTCAATGACTAAATGTTAGTACAATATAATTTGAACCAATATAGAGTATTGTTTAGTTGGGTTTTCCCTACACTTTAATAAAATTCTCAAGCTGTTGATATTATGAACTTTTAACATCACATACGGATGAAATTGAACACATCAAATCGAATTCCAGACAAAGATTTGTTGAAAACTCGTTAGAATATTTGTATTTTGATGGTATAGAAGGAAATGGACCAGACCAATATCCCTTCAACTGAAGTCCACAGACACAACGGAGCACAGCTCactgggcaatttgcacgattggccTTATTCGGGGgcggtatttaatttttgtccttcgcctaaaaattAAGGAAATCTACATGGTATAAGAGAACATtccttatttatatttaaaaattatattttaccTAAATTACATCTCAGGCCTAAATCATATATGTCAATTACATAAGATAACTAGATagtaaaattatattgtatttatATTAGGCAGAGTTTTCTTTCTCTCTATTCTCTCACAATCTCCTATTttcctcaatttttctcttatcATATCTCTCTCCAAGCCGTCTTCtttttgctccaacaaccatgGAGATCTCCACCGCCGCTTCTTCTTTCTCCACCGCCACTAAAAACCAAGGAGATCTAACCAGTTCCACCACCGTCGTTGTTCTCTCTCTATCCTtaaatttctttgtttttctagagaGAAAAGGCTCCAAAGTTACATTAATGgcttcaaagcttcaaagtCCGCGGAGCTATGCTTTCGGGACCGGCGTCATTCATTAAAGACCGCCGCTTCGCCACCTcctcatcatcaacaacatatcctttgttattttcttagagagaaagctcttttttttttgtattacaTGTATCAATCAGTCAATTCTTTAAGAATCTTCGagcttttatttattttttatttcaaaaaagagtgtatacatatgtaaatgatatatatgtatttcgAAGGAGACCTTTtcgtatacaaatgaatacagtaaatttgaagtgtatacaaatgaatacaatgaattttatttcttgtattcggTGATTGGatgtattcattatttttttcggGGAAAATTCAACTAACGGGTGCGGgggaatacaattttttttgtatttatgttgtttgaataccacgttaaattttaaatacaataaatatatacaatgtaaaAAGTATAAAGATTAGAAATATTAATTGAGCCTAAAACTCATTTTCTTGAATACGTATGACATTGAATACGGtctcaaaagaatttttgaaaaattttattcgttgtattcatgaataccaACTAGAATCATTCAAAACatttttagttttcttggatgtttttcccttttctaTGGTGAAGATGAAGCTAGAATGTAAatattgtttttaaaagaaataattttaaaccCCCATGGACAGTGTAGTCATTTAGTatgaaaatttccaaaaaattaatGGGTTCAGCTCgaactttatttaataaaattaaaagaaaaaattcgtatttcaataatttaaaatcattGTCCCAAAAATACCCAAGGCAAAGTTTGCTACCTTatataaggcagagtttgccttaGAGTTTGAATCCTATATACtatcaatatttttttgtgttttgttaatttttatggATGCGATAGTCAagaatagaagaaagaaaaaattcacCAACATTTGAGGGACAACCGATAAATCGACCGCCTTTAAGGACAATCCGTTAATGGAAAAAAATGCAGCTCAATGGTGTCATGGGCCATGAGGATATCCTTTGTTATTTGGGCCTAGTCTGTACAATCAGTCAATTCTTTAAGAATCTTCGCTTTTAATTTTGTAAGTAACTGAAGAAGAGCCGAATTCAAATGTAAATGATATATAGTTACTCTTtttgtgaaaataaaatttgaacaaaGGTATCTCTAGCTAGAGACACGAAAAGGTGTCCTGGATCAAATTGGAACACAATTTGCTGAAGTAGAGCGGATGGATGTCTCACTTGGCGAGAAAAGGACGTGAAGTCAAAATCTTTTGAATCAAGCCAAGTTGGGTGATAAAAGACAGAAACAACTTAATGTTTCAAACCTTAAAAAATAGAATCTTTAACCACATCATTCTTGACCATGTCGTGCGAATTTACTCTAGTTTTACATGTGTATTCTCTCCTATATATTATCCATGTCTTATATTAGGAATATGTTTAtccatgaagttttggattAACATGTTTGTTTAAATGGGACAAGGCAGGCATGTGAAGTGGAGAGGTGGACCATTTCTTGCACAAAATATGAACATATAGGACATGCAATGGCAAGTGGTGTCTTGTAGTTGAGACGGATATAGCGTGTAAATTAGTGGTTCAACTAAATTTAATACTTTCAATGTACGAGATTATAAAAGCTATATTACATTTTAAAGCATCATTTTTGAAGATTAATGAATTAAGTGATAAAAATCTAAAGGTTGAACCTATTAACTAAAATTTTAGATCTGCCTCTATCTCGTAGTAGAGAGATAGAATTATTTTATTCCAATATAGAGATGTGTTCATGCTAGTCCTAATTTGCATGTGGAGTTTCCCTATTCCGAGTATTCTTTGCTCCCCCAACGGCCCACCCCACCTTCTGCATTATGGGcctctttctctcaatttcaaACCAACTTGTCTCAATATTATTTCCCTATTTCTTTAACAATATCCCAAAacaaaaacagaaaagaaaacagaaaaacCGAAAACAATTCAAGGAAAGAATATTACTTAATGAGGAGCTTATATTCTTGAGGTATCGGGAAAAAATTTCCAGTCAATAAACGTGGATTCATGTAAtagaatttttggaaaaaaaaaaagatgcaagGAAAAATGCAACACCTTTTTTCTGCGATATATGTTTATGCTGAGTTTGGATATGTTATAACAATGGACTAGTAAATAATATTCTATTCccacttattaaaaaaaaacaaaaaacgaTATGCCTTTAGTAGTGACAACATTTAATATTTTCGATGCTgaaatttgtttgttttataaATTTGAATACAGAGTTTCaatattgaaatttgttttGTAGGCACTCGCTTAGAAAAAGTGcctaaaaaatgtgaaaatccACAAAGAGTTTGAAGAGTTCAGTAAATAATTCTGCCATTGCCATCGGCATTACTATAAATCCTGCTCCTTTGAGATGATTAATTACCATCGGATGACAAATTTAAAAGGACAAATGCAATGAAATCTTTGagaaaacaattaatttaattaaatgtaTCCATCCAGATGTAACGGCTATAACttttattaacaaaaaaaaggCTAGATAGCTTTTATGTTTCCATAACAGCTAGATAACTACTCACCTAGATACATGtaacaatttaaatttaaattaggTGGTTGTTGATAATTGAGGTGTCAATCAACCTTTAGGATTCTCGCGGAACTCCATTTCAAATGTTTTATGTATCCTATTTGGATTGACAGAGggaaaaaataatcaaaaataGTATCCTATTTGGATTGTTATTAGCTGTTAGGTTGTTATTATCCCTTTAAGGGTGAAAATCATTGTCCTctctaaatatttatttatttatttaaaagtaAGTAAACTTCAGAAgggtatttttaaaaaaagttcacAAAATCAGTGACATTTAAGGTTATACATTTGGcctaaaataaagaaattacaATAAAATGTCCAACTTATCTGTCAAAAGATAGAGAGTCTAAAGTCCAGCTCCATTTAGCATACATTTAAATTGACAATAATGATTTGAACAagtgtaaataattttaaaaacttttattTATGCTATATCCATTAATTGTGATTAATTAAAATGGCTGAGGTttaatgagaaaaataaaataagagttGAAAAAGGAGGTGGCACATGGGTTTACAAACAAGAAAGTTTGATAGACCCCACAATTTAGCTGGTTTCTCACTTTCTCTTTGCTCactttaaagaataaaataaaataaaataaagttttatGGACCGGTAGGGTAAAAAATATTGACACAATCATGTCACTTACTATAAGATGATTAAAAATAAATCTCTATGATGATAATTAATTGATTATCTAATAAAAATGGTAATTATCCAACTATAACTAAATAGCTTTACACTGTCAATATATAAAACTTCAATtctaaaacaaaacaaaacaaaaaagaataaaaaaatccTACTAACTAACTATATAAACCTCCACAAGTCTCAGCCAGCATTTATCCCTTCTTTGTttccaagtttcatttttttctctcttgagTTACAAAAGTTGGGAGATTATGGCTGTTTCTAAAATTGTAGTCTCAATGTTCTtggtcatctttgccatggcATTTTTCACTGTTCAAGCTCAGGAGTTTGCCCCTGCTCCTGCCCCTACCAGTGATGGTTTGTTCTGTTCCCTTCTCTTTTCATTAGCGgtatataacttatatacactGACGATGTAAATAACTGATTCTAACAGGTTAATTAGTCAATTAATCACATTAGAATTAATATACATAGTTGTAGAATCTGATTTTCACTTCTTTGAAAGGGTTAATTGTTTCCTAGTTTATTCAGATTCTTGCAATTACCTTTCTGGGTTTTATTGGgtgtcttttatttttgtttaaacaaTTTCAACATCAAAATCCAAATTAATATAAAGTTGCATAAAACTTTTGTGAACTATCTTAGATGTTATGTATACTAAATTCACACTATGGGTTCACATAATGCGAAATTAAATGAAGCCTTTAATCAAATAGGTGCAGTAGCTAGATCTCTGTATGGAACAACTTGTGTATTTGTTACTGGTACAAGAACCAAGTAAAGAGACAGAAACCTTAGTAGTAATTAATTTGACACAGGCTGAGTATATGTCTCGCATAGTGTT encodes:
- the LOC132063816 gene encoding arabinogalactan protein 16-like, with translation MAVSKIVVSMFLVIFAMAFFTVQAQEFAPAPAPTSDGVSVDQGIAYVLMLVALVLTYLIHPMDASSYNFF